A genome region from Carya illinoinensis cultivar Pawnee chromosome 2, C.illinoinensisPawnee_v1, whole genome shotgun sequence includes the following:
- the LOC122300464 gene encoding acyl carrier protein 1, chloroplastic-like isoform X1 — protein sequence MASVTGTSISMTLFKAASLQAPSSRICDLKSVFFPVNRKSFTPLRLQPLRFHISCAAKPETVTKVCQIVKKQLALPDDSAVSGESKFSALGADSLDTVEIVMGLEEEFGISVEEESAQSIATVQDAADLIEKLIENKGA from the exons ATGGCTTCCGTTACGGGAACTTCGATTTCCATGACCTTGTTCAAGGCGGCGAGCCTG CAGGCACCCAGCAGCAGGATCTGTGATCTGAAATCAGTTTTTTTTCCTGTTAATAGGAAAAGCTTCACACCTCTTAGGTTGCAGCCATTGCGCTTTCATATTTCTTGTGCG GCCAAACCAGAGACAGTGACAAAGGTATGCCAAATAGTGAAGAAGCAGCTGGCTCTACCTGATGATTCTGCAGTCAGTGGAGAGTCGAAGTTTTCTGCCCTTGGAGCTGATTCTCTCGACACG GTTGAAATCGTGATGGGACTTGAGGAGGAGTTTGGGATCAGCGTGGAAGAAGAAAGTGCTCAGAGCATTGCAACTGTACAAGATGCAGCCGATCTAATTGAGAAGCTCATCGAGAACAAAGGTGCTTGA
- the LOC122300464 gene encoding acyl carrier protein 1, chloroplastic-like isoform X2 gives MASVTGTSISMTLFKAASLAPSSRICDLKSVFFPVNRKSFTPLRLQPLRFHISCAAKPETVTKVCQIVKKQLALPDDSAVSGESKFSALGADSLDTVEIVMGLEEEFGISVEEESAQSIATVQDAADLIEKLIENKGA, from the exons ATGGCTTCCGTTACGGGAACTTCGATTTCCATGACCTTGTTCAAGGCGGCGAGCCTG GCACCCAGCAGCAGGATCTGTGATCTGAAATCAGTTTTTTTTCCTGTTAATAGGAAAAGCTTCACACCTCTTAGGTTGCAGCCATTGCGCTTTCATATTTCTTGTGCG GCCAAACCAGAGACAGTGACAAAGGTATGCCAAATAGTGAAGAAGCAGCTGGCTCTACCTGATGATTCTGCAGTCAGTGGAGAGTCGAAGTTTTCTGCCCTTGGAGCTGATTCTCTCGACACG GTTGAAATCGTGATGGGACTTGAGGAGGAGTTTGGGATCAGCGTGGAAGAAGAAAGTGCTCAGAGCATTGCAACTGTACAAGATGCAGCCGATCTAATTGAGAAGCTCATCGAGAACAAAGGTGCTTGA